One genomic segment of Clostridium estertheticum subsp. estertheticum includes these proteins:
- the trxA gene encoding thioredoxin has product MIKEVNDINFNEEIGNSDNIVVVDFWAPWCGPCKMLSPVIEELAKEMGTNVKFAKINVDESPITASTYKISSIPTVMVFNKDSVKETLVGFRPKAELKKVIEKNL; this is encoded by the coding sequence ATGATAAAAGAAGTTAATGATATAAATTTTAATGAAGAAATAGGAAATTCAGATAACATAGTTGTAGTTGATTTTTGGGCACCTTGGTGTGGACCTTGTAAAATGTTAAGTCCAGTAATTGAAGAATTAGCAAAAGAAATGGGGACAAATGTTAAATTTGCTAAAATAAATGTGGATGAAAGTCCTATAACTGCATCAACATACAAAATTTCAAGTATTCCAACAGTTATGGTATTTAATAAAGATTCTGTTAAAGAAACATTAGTAGGATTTAGACCAAAAGCTGAGCTTAAGAAAGTAATAGAGAAAAATTTATAA
- a CDS encoding cell wall hydrolase has translation MKKLTFLSCMMLTLFLAFPSLSVSGEHLYSFGSESKDLYNEQVEAVEVFNKSNSSICITDNDIYLMSQVVYAESCGEPDSGKLAVASVILNRASDSHFPKSISGVINQKNAFSCVKNGKVYHNGKSNVIPDSACYTAVLDALKGKDPTYNAVFYYNPEIATSGWMKSINKTNIKTIGNHVFFVVK, from the coding sequence ATGAAAAAGCTTACTTTTTTATCATGTATGATGCTAACATTATTTTTAGCATTTCCTAGTTTAAGCGTAAGTGGTGAACATTTGTATTCATTTGGATCAGAAAGTAAAGATTTATATAATGAACAAGTAGAGGCAGTAGAAGTATTTAATAAGTCAAATAGCTCAATTTGTATTACCGATAATGATATTTATTTAATGTCTCAAGTTGTATATGCTGAGAGTTGTGGCGAGCCTGATAGTGGCAAACTTGCCGTAGCATCAGTTATATTAAATCGTGCTAGTGATAGTCATTTCCCAAAATCTATTTCCGGTGTTATTAATCAAAAGAATGCTTTCTCTTGTGTTAAAAATGGAAAGGTATATCACAATGGCAAATCAAATGTTATCCCTGATTCAGCCTGTTACACTGCAGTACTAGATGCATTAAAGGGTAAAGATCCTACTTATAATGCTGTTTTCTATTATAATCCCGAAATAGCTACTTCAGGATGGATGAAAAGTATAAACAAAACGAATATAAAGACAATAGGAAATCACGTTTTCTTTGTAGTTAAATAA
- a CDS encoding NAD(P)/FAD-dependent oxidoreductase, producing the protein MSERYDIAIIGTGPAGLEAAINAKIRNKNIVIFGNKDLSPKLTKAAKVNNYLGLYNLTGTELKNKFADHIKDMGVKIVNEKINNVYAMGDYFALMVNEKVYEAKAIILATGIEYTKPLIGEEEFLGKGVGYCATCDAPLYKGKTVVIVGYNKESVEEANYVSELSGKTYYIPMYKGEYNLNENVEIINNKPLKIVGDDVVTKMILDQGEIATDGIFMLRDSVSPSQLVPGIEIENGHIKVDRDMKTSIDGCYAAGDCTGTPYQYMKSAGEGLVAALSAVSYVDKLHVNK; encoded by the coding sequence ATGAGCGAGAGATATGATATAGCTATAATTGGAACAGGTCCAGCAGGGCTAGAGGCGGCAATTAATGCTAAAATAAGAAATAAAAACATAGTAATCTTTGGGAATAAAGATCTGAGTCCTAAATTAACAAAAGCGGCAAAGGTAAATAATTATTTAGGCCTTTATAACCTTACGGGAACTGAGCTTAAAAACAAATTTGCAGATCATATCAAGGATATGGGTGTAAAGATTGTAAATGAAAAAATAAACAATGTTTATGCTATGGGGGATTATTTTGCTCTGATGGTAAATGAAAAAGTATATGAGGCTAAAGCTATAATATTAGCTACAGGTATAGAATATACTAAGCCATTAATAGGGGAAGAAGAATTCTTAGGAAAAGGAGTAGGATATTGTGCTACCTGTGATGCTCCATTATATAAGGGGAAAACAGTTGTTATAGTTGGTTATAATAAAGAAAGCGTCGAAGAAGCTAATTATGTAAGTGAGTTAAGTGGAAAAACATATTATATACCAATGTATAAAGGTGAATATAATTTAAATGAAAATGTAGAAATTATAAATAACAAGCCTTTAAAAATAGTTGGAGATGATGTGGTTACTAAGATGATTTTAGATCAAGGTGAAATAGCTACAGATGGTATTTTTATGTTAAGAGACAGCGTATCTCCGAGTCAATTAGTACCAGGTATTGAGATTGAGAATGGTCATATAAAGGTCGATAGAGATATGAAAACAAGTATAGATGGATGTTATGCAGCAGGAGATTGTACTGGCACACCATATCAATATATGAAATCTGCAGGAGAAGGTTTAGTAGCAGCATTATCTGCTGTTTCTTATGTGGATAAGTTACATGTAAATAAATAG
- a CDS encoding tetratricopeptide repeat protein gives MDKSGKIYVKAMNKYNDGYIDKALDLCEKSISLKSTNAAALNLKGILYYLKGDLENAKKMWDINYKRNNDKVSKKYLSDSLRDKKRLQLYINSLELIKQLNICEALETLKQCQDSDFNFINVNNNISLCYIKQGEYDKALQYINEVIKVDKKNAEASINKQTLIKYGSLKRKINYVKIGAVTASILLIITVIFIGKNNIYNIKHISTMGAQKLQSGILLIKGNDKLVEIKKNTNLDKLGTKVVGNKVQKLEQFPREQFKISIENNNMEQIVSYVNRWNKADLGMNDKLLMVKGEEIIKKEGVLYFYNKGVGYTKDKEYTKAQKYFLYALPYSKGDYLQEHILYMLAVSYKASSDFQNAVKYYEFVLKQFPSGSYTEEVLYNLVLINKDVDSNKAKLYAEKLVEQFPDSLYKNSIVKKILGI, from the coding sequence ATGGATAAATCAGGGAAAATATATGTAAAAGCAATGAATAAGTACAATGATGGATATATAGACAAGGCGTTAGATCTTTGTGAAAAAAGTATTTCTTTAAAGAGTACAAATGCTGCTGCTTTAAATTTAAAGGGTATTTTATATTATCTAAAAGGTGATTTAGAAAATGCTAAGAAAATGTGGGATATCAATTATAAACGGAATAATGATAAAGTATCGAAGAAGTACCTATCCGATAGTTTGAGAGATAAGAAAAGATTACAATTATATATAAATTCATTGGAGTTAATAAAGCAATTAAACATATGTGAGGCTTTAGAAACTTTAAAACAGTGTCAAGATAGTGACTTTAATTTTATAAATGTGAATAACAACATAAGTCTTTGTTATATAAAGCAAGGTGAATATGATAAAGCATTACAATATATAAATGAGGTTATAAAAGTAGACAAGAAGAATGCCGAGGCGAGTATTAACAAGCAGACATTAATAAAATATGGAAGTTTAAAGAGAAAAATAAATTATGTGAAAATAGGTGCAGTTACCGCGAGTATATTATTAATTATAACTGTGATATTTATAGGCAAAAACAACATTTACAATATAAAACATATTTCAACAATGGGTGCGCAAAAACTACAAAGTGGAATCTTATTAATAAAGGGAAATGACAAATTAGTAGAAATTAAAAAGAACACTAATTTAGATAAATTGGGTACAAAAGTGGTAGGAAATAAAGTGCAAAAACTTGAACAATTCCCACGAGAACAATTTAAGATAAGCATAGAGAATAACAATATGGAGCAAATAGTTTCATATGTTAATAGATGGAACAAAGCTGATTTAGGTATGAATGATAAGTTACTTATGGTAAAAGGTGAAGAAATTATAAAAAAAGAGGGAGTATTATACTTTTATAATAAAGGTGTAGGTTATACAAAGGATAAAGAGTATACTAAAGCTCAAAAGTATTTCTTATACGCATTACCATATTCTAAAGGGGATTATTTACAAGAACATATACTTTACATGTTAGCAGTAAGTTATAAAGCTAGTTCTGACTTTCAAAATGCTGTTAAATACTATGAGTTTGTTTTAAAACAATTTCCTAGTGGAAGTTACACCGAGGAAGTCTTATATAATTTAGTTTTAATAAACAAAGATGTAGATTCAAATAAAGCAAAACTTTATGCTGAAAAATTAGTAGAACAATTTCCGGATTCGTTATATAAAAACTCGATAGTAAAGAAAATATTGGGTATATAA
- a CDS encoding NAD(P)/FAD-dependent oxidoreductase, with translation MTIRVNNITLDIDEPIDDLMIKAAKLMRVSDSEIKKIKIAKESIDARKKNNIKFNYAVNITMDNEINVVTRANNKDVKLEEDKYEAEFEFGTKKMKHRPVIVGMGPAGMFAGILMAQKGYKPLIIERGEKVENRTKTINKFWTRAVLNTESNVQFGEGGAGTFSDGKLTTRIKDTRCDYILEEFVKAGAPEEIVYIGKPHIGTDVLKDVVKNIRETIIKLGGEVRFNSKLEDIKIKDGKLQSLIVNGEEIPCDNLILAPGHSSRDTYEMLYKNGVSMSSKPFAVGVRIEHPQDMINENQYGKYASHPRLKAADYKLTYKSSKLGRAVYSFCMCPGGAVVSAASEQGKLVINGMSEYNRDKKNANSAIVVSVGPKDFASDNPLAGIEFQRYYEGLAYKIGGENYNAPVQLVGDFLKGNVSDKIGSIKPSYTPGYKLADLTNCLPTYVTDTIKEALPNFEHKINGFSRNDAILTGIETRTSAPVRIDRNEEFQSISLEGLYPAGEGAGYAGGIISAAVDGLKIAESIMKKWKCV, from the coding sequence ATGACAATAAGAGTAAATAATATAACTTTAGATATAGATGAACCAATAGACGATTTAATGATAAAAGCTGCAAAATTAATGAGAGTTTCTGATAGTGAAATAAAGAAAATTAAAATAGCTAAAGAATCTATAGATGCTAGGAAAAAAAATAATATTAAGTTTAATTATGCCGTTAACATCACAATGGATAATGAAATAAATGTAGTCACGAGAGCGAACAATAAAGATGTTAAGCTTGAAGAAGACAAATACGAGGCTGAGTTTGAATTTGGAACTAAAAAAATGAAGCATAGACCAGTAATAGTAGGAATGGGACCAGCAGGAATGTTTGCTGGTATTCTTATGGCACAAAAGGGATATAAACCGTTAATTATCGAAAGAGGAGAAAAGGTAGAGAATAGAACAAAGACCATAAATAAATTTTGGACAAGAGCAGTATTAAATACAGAATCTAATGTGCAGTTTGGTGAAGGTGGAGCAGGGACTTTTTCAGACGGAAAGCTAACTACAAGAATAAAGGACACTAGGTGTGATTATATATTAGAAGAATTTGTAAAGGCGGGTGCACCAGAAGAAATAGTATATATTGGAAAACCTCATATAGGTACAGATGTGTTAAAAGACGTTGTGAAGAACATTCGTGAAACTATTATTAAGTTAGGCGGAGAAGTAAGATTTAACAGTAAACTTGAAGATATTAAGATTAAAGATGGAAAACTGCAGAGCTTAATAGTAAATGGAGAAGAAATACCCTGTGATAATTTAATTTTAGCACCGGGACATAGTTCAAGGGACACTTACGAAATGTTATATAAAAATGGCGTATCTATGTCTAGTAAACCATTTGCAGTAGGGGTTCGAATAGAGCATCCACAAGATATGATTAATGAAAATCAATATGGAAAATATGCAAGTCACCCGAGACTAAAAGCTGCAGATTACAAGCTTACTTATAAAAGTAGCAAATTGGGCAGAGCAGTATATAGTTTTTGTATGTGTCCAGGAGGAGCTGTAGTATCCGCAGCGTCAGAACAGGGAAAACTTGTAATAAATGGTATGAGTGAGTACAATAGAGATAAAAAAAATGCAAACTCAGCGATAGTTGTATCAGTAGGACCTAAAGACTTCGCCTCAGATAATCCACTGGCTGGCATTGAATTTCAAAGGTATTATGAGGGACTAGCATATAAGATAGGCGGAGAGAACTATAATGCACCAGTGCAATTAGTTGGTGATTTCCTTAAGGGCAATGTTAGTGATAAAATAGGGAGTATAAAGCCAAGTTATACACCTGGTTATAAATTAGCAGATCTTACTAACTGTTTACCTACTTATGTAACAGATACTATAAAAGAGGCTTTACCTAATTTTGAACATAAGATAAATGGGTTTTCAAGAAATGATGCAATACTTACTGGTATAGAAACAAGAACGTCTGCACCAGTAAGAATTGATAGAAATGAAGAGTTTCAAAGTATATCTTTAGAGGGGTTATACCCAGCAGGAGAAGGAGCTGGATATGCAGGTGGAATAATTTCTGCGGCAGTTGATGGATTAAAAATTGCTGAAAGTATAATGAAAAAATGGAAATGTGTATAA
- the cdaA gene encoding diadenylate cyclase CdaA: protein MEVYKLIMNTIKNISVYSILDILVVAFIFYKSYMLMKETRAIQLLKGIIFIFVLIPISQFLNLTVLNWILNKTITIGVLTIVIIFQPEIRRALEHIGRTAFADKHIFEDEEVMEKVITEIVNAVEILSKSKTGALIVIEQRTGIGEIIKTGNTLDAVISAALLENIFVVNTPLHDGATVIRNDRIIAAGCFLPLTNSDKISKKLGTRHRAAIGVTETSDALTIIVSEETGTISLAMNGRLMRNYDKDKLKNVLVQIIKRRQTKKVTLKERVKAWIKNGKNN from the coding sequence ATGGAAGTATATAAGTTGATTATGAACACGATCAAAAATATAAGTGTATATTCAATTCTAGATATACTAGTGGTGGCTTTTATATTTTACAAAAGTTACATGCTAATGAAGGAAACAAGAGCTATACAGTTATTAAAAGGAATTATTTTTATTTTTGTACTTATTCCAATAAGTCAGTTTCTTAATTTAACAGTATTAAACTGGATATTAAACAAAACAATAACAATTGGTGTTTTAACTATTGTTATCATCTTTCAACCAGAGATAAGAAGAGCCTTAGAGCATATTGGAAGAACGGCTTTTGCTGATAAGCACATATTTGAAGATGAAGAGGTAATGGAGAAGGTTATAACTGAAATTGTTAATGCTGTTGAAATATTATCGAAAAGCAAAACAGGTGCACTAATAGTAATAGAACAAAGAACAGGTATTGGGGAAATAATTAAAACAGGAAATACTCTAGATGCTGTAATATCTGCAGCCTTATTAGAAAATATATTTGTAGTTAACACTCCCCTTCATGATGGAGCTACAGTAATAAGAAATGATAGAATAATAGCTGCAGGGTGTTTTCTGCCTTTAACTAATAGTGATAAAATAAGCAAAAAGCTTGGAACAAGGCATAGAGCAGCAATAGGAGTAACAGAAACTTCAGATGCTTTAACAATAATAGTATCAGAAGAAACAGGCACTATTTCTCTTGCAATGAATGGAAGATTAATGAGAAACTATGACAAGGATAAGCTTAAAAATGTACTTGTTCAAATAATAAAGAGAAGACAAACTAAAAAAGTAACATTAAAGGAGAGAGTAAAGGCATGGATAAAGAACGGAAAGAACAATTAA
- a CDS encoding CdaR family protein — translation MDKERKEQLIIKICCVIAAFALWLFITGTENPLTAYKIKNVPVTMLNSDVLTKSNLVLVSGQDLTTSLNIKGANTSILLAMKASDFTVVADLGAYALKSGEYKIPIEIKKSPDNINVVNSDGLFITIQLDELTKKKLPINVNVSGKPKEGFYASKPELSSDYATVSGGSKVISEVKKIVIDENIQGLESNTSKEYKLKAVDESGKEIKDVVVSPAYINVKTLVKKTKSVEVTVKTAGSLDAKYTLGSIKAVPDTVDITGSLAELDNLKYLNTEEVDLSKITKSTTVEAKVIIPKGLNLVGGDAMVKVQVNLSSPNASSGAATTEKVDKTVQKDLSLDIKYNNLGETYLATLDSSKTSISVSGLESVINNLDLNNFSAKVDLTGLTEGKQSVKVIVSMPKGVTLVSHNPDKIGVTITKKQTEVPVSNDNKSK, via the coding sequence ATGGATAAAGAACGGAAAGAACAATTAATAATTAAAATTTGCTGTGTAATAGCTGCCTTTGCGCTATGGCTTTTCATAACAGGAACGGAAAATCCGTTGACTGCTTACAAAATTAAAAATGTACCTGTAACAATGTTAAATAGCGACGTATTAACTAAGTCAAATCTTGTTTTAGTTTCAGGACAAGATTTAACAACATCCCTAAATATTAAAGGAGCCAATACTAGCATACTTCTGGCTATGAAAGCATCTGATTTTACGGTGGTTGCAGACTTAGGCGCATATGCGCTTAAAAGTGGAGAATATAAGATACCTATTGAAATAAAAAAAAGTCCAGATAATATAAATGTGGTAAATAGCGATGGTCTTTTTATAACAATACAGTTAGATGAACTTACTAAGAAAAAGTTGCCTATAAATGTAAATGTAAGTGGAAAACCTAAAGAAGGTTTTTACGCATCAAAGCCAGAGCTATCATCAGATTATGCTACGGTATCAGGCGGTTCAAAGGTTATAAGTGAAGTGAAAAAAATAGTGATTGACGAAAATATACAAGGTTTGGAATCAAATACATCGAAAGAATACAAGCTTAAAGCGGTAGATGAATCGGGAAAAGAAATAAAAGATGTTGTTGTAAGTCCAGCCTATATCAATGTTAAAACTCTTGTAAAAAAGACAAAATCCGTAGAGGTTACTGTGAAAACTGCAGGAAGTTTAGATGCTAAGTATACGTTAGGAAGCATAAAGGCTGTACCGGATACAGTAGATATAACAGGGAGCTTAGCTGAACTTGATAATCTGAAATACTTAAACACAGAAGAGGTTGATTTAAGTAAAATAACTAAGAGTACAACCGTTGAAGCAAAGGTTATAATTCCAAAAGGATTAAATTTGGTCGGTGGGGATGCTATGGTTAAGGTTCAAGTTAATTTAAGTAGTCCAAATGCATCAAGTGGAGCAGCTACGACAGAAAAGGTAGACAAGACAGTTCAAAAGGATTTAAGTTTAGACATCAAGTACAATAATTTGGGTGAGACTTATTTAGCAACGTTAGATAGTAGTAAGACATCAATATCGGTTTCCGGATTAGAATCAGTTATTAATAATCTGGATTTAAATAATTTTTCCGCGAAAGTAGATTTAACAGGTTTAACAGAGGGCAAACAAAGCGTGAAAGTAATTGTGTCTATGCCAAAAGGAGTAACTTTAGTATCACACAACCCGGATAAAATAGGAGTAACTATTACGAAAAAGCAAACGGAGGTACCAGTGAGCAATGACAATAAGAGTAAATAA